From a region of the Roseivirga sp. 4D4 genome:
- a CDS encoding response regulator transcription factor has product MKKAAIYDPQFLSSTGIKIILENSDEISEVILFNTEKNLSDQIQRHQPDLLILEYLGEFMVQDTITSRLKKEHPNLRILVISEDDDAVVINKQIKAGVDGFLTKSCSVEEMQTALSVVQKGGNFFCQKVLDLVNDLQLNGDSELSEREMQIIKYIGRGLPSSEIADHLAVSIHTVNSHRKNILKKLGLKSPTELIIYAVDRGWLKPRKPGL; this is encoded by the coding sequence GTGAAGAAGGCGGCCATTTATGACCCTCAGTTTCTTTCCAGTACCGGCATTAAGATCATCCTAGAGAACAGCGATGAGATTAGTGAGGTAATTCTATTCAATACAGAGAAAAATCTATCTGATCAAATCCAGCGCCATCAGCCTGACCTCCTCATACTAGAATACTTAGGTGAGTTCATGGTGCAAGACACCATCACAAGCAGGCTTAAAAAAGAACATCCGAATTTGAGAATTCTGGTGATCTCCGAAGACGATGATGCCGTGGTTATCAACAAGCAAATCAAAGCAGGGGTTGATGGATTCCTCACCAAAAGTTGCTCGGTTGAAGAAATGCAAACGGCTCTATCGGTTGTGCAAAAGGGAGGTAATTTCTTTTGTCAGAAAGTGCTTGACCTGGTGAACGACTTACAGCTTAATGGTGATTCCGAGTTGTCCGAACGTGAAATGCAGATCATCAAGTATATCGGTCGTGGGCTTCCCTCTTCAGAAATTGCCGATCACCTGGCCGTAAGCATTCACACTGTAAACTCACACCGCAAGAACATTCTAAAAAAACTTGGCCTTAAATCACCTACCGAGTTAATTATATATGCAGTAGACCGGGGCTGGCTGAAGCCTAGGAAACCAGGCTTATAA
- the mutS gene encoding DNA mismatch repair protein MutS, with protein MAKTKEAKETPLMKQYNAIKAKHPGALLLFRVGDFYETFGEDAIKASNVLNIVLTKRANGAASHIELAGFPHHSLDTYLPKLVRAGNRVAICDQLEDPKSVKGIVKRGVTELVTPGLSFNDNVLDQKRNNYLASLSFGKDEIGAAFLDLSTGEFLTAQGKPGYIDKLIQGLNPSEFIFSRAQKGEFESHYEDSFNTYHLDDWVYAFDYGYEKLTNHFSTKSLKGFGIEEMNLAIPAAGAVLYYLEDTEHKEIGHIASISRLEEDKYVWLDKFTIRNLELIYPQQDGGIPLIQILDKTLTPMGSRMLKRWMVLPLKELEKIEERLSIVDAFHADNDLTESIAEAMDGIGDLERLISKVAVGRINPRELNQLRSALERLIPIKESLSKSSHKSLQALAKQLDECEELLKRITKELKEDAPMLVHQGGIIAEGVDEELDELRSIAFSGKDYLVQIQQRESEATGITSLKIAYNKVFGYYLEVSNAHKDKVPEEWIRKQTLVNAERYITQELKTYEEKIINAEDQYKVIEQRLFLDLVAFAGDFTTKVQKNAHVIATIDCLVSFANIAKLNNYCRPELNDKMIIDIQEGRHPVIEKQLPVGESYVPNDVSLDDHTHQILIITGPNMAGKSALLRQTALIVLMAQMGSYVPATKAKLGITDKVFTRVGASDNLSKGESTFMVEMTETASILNNLSERSLVLMDEIGRGTSTYDGISIAWSIVEYLHNHDKFKAKTLFATHYHELNQLEEDFPAIKNFNVSVKEVGNKVIFMRKLKEGGSEHSFGIHVAQMAGMPNPVVIRAAEIMSHLEKDKIRNQTEDKLKEVPKNNFQLNLFEADPTFNEIKEILETLDINTISPVEALLKLNEIKGKLKE; from the coding sequence ATGGCCAAAACGAAAGAGGCGAAGGAAACCCCACTGATGAAACAGTACAATGCCATCAAGGCAAAGCACCCAGGGGCGCTACTTTTGTTTCGTGTAGGAGACTTTTACGAGACCTTTGGGGAGGATGCCATTAAGGCCAGCAATGTGCTCAATATTGTACTCACTAAACGGGCCAATGGAGCCGCGAGCCACATAGAATTGGCGGGCTTTCCGCACCACTCTTTGGATACCTACTTACCAAAGTTGGTTAGGGCTGGTAATAGGGTGGCCATCTGCGATCAATTAGAAGACCCCAAGTCGGTTAAGGGAATTGTCAAGCGGGGGGTAACAGAGTTAGTAACACCTGGCCTGTCTTTCAATGACAACGTCCTCGATCAGAAACGAAATAATTATCTTGCCTCGCTGAGCTTTGGCAAAGATGAAATTGGAGCCGCATTCCTCGACTTGTCGACTGGAGAGTTCCTTACCGCTCAGGGCAAACCTGGATACATCGATAAACTGATTCAAGGACTGAATCCTTCAGAGTTTATCTTCTCAAGGGCGCAGAAAGGGGAATTTGAATCCCACTACGAAGACAGCTTCAATACCTATCACTTAGATGACTGGGTATATGCCTTCGACTATGGATATGAGAAGCTGACCAATCACTTTTCTACCAAGTCCCTTAAAGGTTTTGGCATTGAAGAGATGAATTTGGCCATTCCAGCGGCAGGAGCAGTACTCTATTATCTGGAGGACACAGAACATAAAGAAATAGGTCACATTGCTTCGATCAGTAGACTCGAAGAAGACAAATACGTCTGGTTGGATAAGTTCACGATTAGAAACCTCGAGCTCATTTATCCTCAACAGGATGGTGGTATTCCACTGATTCAAATCCTAGATAAAACTTTGACTCCAATGGGGTCCAGAATGCTCAAGCGCTGGATGGTTTTACCCTTGAAGGAGTTAGAGAAGATAGAGGAAAGACTGTCCATAGTTGATGCCTTCCATGCCGATAACGATTTGACTGAGAGTATTGCCGAGGCAATGGACGGTATTGGCGATTTGGAAAGACTGATTTCCAAGGTGGCTGTGGGGCGTATTAACCCTCGCGAGCTTAATCAGTTGAGAAGCGCTCTGGAAAGGCTAATTCCTATCAAAGAGTCCTTGTCTAAGTCTTCACATAAGTCACTTCAAGCCCTTGCTAAGCAGTTGGATGAATGCGAAGAACTACTCAAGCGAATCACCAAAGAGCTCAAAGAAGATGCTCCTATGCTGGTGCATCAGGGAGGTATTATCGCAGAAGGGGTCGATGAGGAATTGGATGAACTCAGGTCTATCGCTTTTAGCGGGAAGGATTATCTGGTCCAGATTCAGCAAAGAGAGAGTGAAGCCACGGGTATTACTTCTTTGAAGATTGCTTACAATAAGGTTTTTGGATACTACTTGGAAGTCAGCAATGCACATAAGGATAAAGTACCCGAAGAGTGGATCAGAAAGCAGACGCTAGTTAATGCCGAACGATACATCACTCAGGAGCTCAAAACCTATGAGGAAAAGATCATCAATGCGGAAGATCAATACAAGGTAATAGAGCAGCGACTCTTCCTTGATCTTGTGGCCTTTGCAGGTGATTTCACAACTAAGGTTCAGAAAAACGCTCACGTCATTGCGACCATCGATTGTCTGGTCTCCTTCGCCAATATTGCAAAGCTGAACAACTATTGCCGCCCTGAGCTCAATGATAAGATGATCATTGATATTCAGGAAGGCCGACACCCTGTTATCGAGAAACAGCTACCGGTTGGAGAATCCTACGTACCGAATGATGTTTCTCTAGATGACCATACACACCAGATATTAATCATCACCGGTCCGAATATGGCTGGTAAGTCTGCTTTGCTTAGGCAGACTGCCTTGATTGTACTGATGGCGCAGATGGGCTCTTATGTGCCTGCTACCAAGGCTAAATTGGGTATTACGGATAAAGTCTTTACACGTGTAGGGGCCTCCGATAATCTTTCAAAAGGTGAATCTACCTTTATGGTAGAAATGACCGAAACGGCCAGTATTCTGAATAACCTTTCAGAAAGAAGCCTGGTGTTGATGGATGAAATAGGCAGAGGAACCAGTACCTATGATGGTATTTCCATTGCCTGGTCTATTGTCGAATACCTGCATAACCATGACAAATTCAAGGCAAAGACTTTATTCGCTACTCACTATCATGAGTTAAATCAACTGGAAGAAGACTTTCCAGCGATTAAAAACTTCAATGTTTCTGTCAAAGAAGTGGGTAACAAAGTGATCTTTATGCGCAAGCTAAAGGAGGGGGGAAGTGAGCATAGTTTTGGTATCCATGTGGCGCAAATGGCAGGAATGCCGAATCCCGTGGTAATTCGTGCTGCCGAAATCATGAGCCATCTGGAAAAAGACAAGATTAGAAACCAGACAGAGGATAAGTTGAAGGAAGTTCCCAAAAACAACTTCCAACTCAACCTCTTTGAGGCCGATCCTACATTCAACGAAATCAAAGAGATTTTGGAGACTCTGGATATCAATACAATTTCACCTGTAGAGGCATTGTTAAAGCTCAATGAGATTAAGGGTAAATTGAAGGAGTAA